Genomic segment of Anguilla rostrata isolate EN2019 chromosome 13, ASM1855537v3, whole genome shotgun sequence:
aTAATACAGCTGGCCAAGAGGAGGACTTTGATATGACTGCCAAGTGTTTGCTTTGCTGCTTGGCTCTGAGCTCTGCTAGTTTTCTTGTGGTCTACGCACACATGCTAATTGAAGAGAAGAGCGCCATAAATGCGTCTTCCAGCAGTCTACAAGCGAACGCTCACTCCGACGCTCCGCCCGTCCTGATCGTAGGTCAGTCACGTTCGGCAGATCCTCTTTTACATTCATCCATTAAAATGCCTTACCCTTGTCGAATGAACGTGCTTTCATTTTACACCCATTGTGCTCTCTATAGTGTCAAGGGGAAACAAGGGGAAACATCTATCATGACTTGTTGATACTGCTCTGCTGTTTTATCTGACAATTTCCAAAATATTATCATACACAAAAGTggaatgtaatgtgatattaGCCACACAGTTACCAGGGAGACtaccaattaaaaatataaaatgcacacaataaaatgcCCAGCGTTAATTCAACAGTATTAATTATACTCTTAACacataacatttggtcccactcctGAATGTGGGACCAACTATTATCTGTTAAGAGCTgaatactggacattttactctgcaagcaaaacaaataaattataccatttttgtttttaagttgcATTTAGTTGTGTTAAAACAATGCAGCGGAGAAGCTGTGATTTAGGGttagtaataaataaataaataaatagcagcGTTTTTGAAACATTGCAATAATGTTTTGAACTCGCTAGGTCCTCTGTCTTTTCTTTCACCAGCCGTGTGCTGTTCTGGTTGTTTCTTAACGTTTTAGGCTGAAATTATAAGATTTTCTGACATACCTTCTGAACTAAAACACATCCGAAAAGGAAAGCCAGCAATCAGCGGCTATCAATAGTAATGACAGATGTGTCTTTGGTGTTCAGAGACCATAATGACACAAAACAGCACCGTAATCTGGGAcagttttcaacattttttactgtttgaTCCTCTAGTCCACGTCCACGAGTTCAATTAGCGATTAGCAAATGTTCCGTCGTGTTGGCTGAATTTGCctgctttgttaaaaaaaaaaataattaaaaaaaaacttgatcgtaacaacaacaacagaaacaataataacgCAGATGTGCACATTATAACTGTCTGTATATGTTTCCCCAGAGTTGCCGAAAACAGTGCGGAGGAAtaaaaaagatgagaaaaaacaaaggaaggTATGTAGCCTATAAGCAAAGGAAACAACGCAAGTTGACCGTTTAAACATATTGAatccatttttgaaaattaacgTTTGTTCGACAGTTAGACATACTGTAAGTCTACCTCAGATGTGTTTAACTTTGATTCGCTACGGATTTTACACTGTAGTTGTGTACATATTCTGAAAATATGGCCTACATCATGAATTGCACATTGCTATGACTAGCAGTAGCCTAAAACATGTAGCCTAAGGTATTCCTATTTCTGCGGAAAAGCATTATGATACATATTTTACCTCAGATCTGAAGGCCTTCATACTATTAACCTTCTAGCAGTAAATGACGGCAgagatgtttttcattttcttttattttttacgctAGTGAAGTAGTTGTACTTTAGACTAGCTATGCCACATAAGACATTGCAGTGAACCGTCAAAACAAATGGTGAAtcttgaaaaatgtgaaatatttccaCGTAATTGCAAATTCCCATTTCCCAGATATTTTGTGAAAAGGCATCTAGTTAGAAGGCTATTCAAGATGAGAAGTTGCACTGTAGTCTAACTATAAGACTTAAGCTACATTTAATTGGATATTTATAAGATATTTTGGGGTGTGTAAATATTGTCAGAATAGGTTTAAACCTATAGGCCAACTGAATGTCATTAAAGTACCACAAAGATGTAATCCCATGTAACCAATAAATAGTCCAGTTATTAGTTGACAGTAGGCAAACTGGCGCTCTGGATGCGTCAGGAAACCGAACGAGGCGACCAGTTTAGAGCTGCTATAAACCTGCAATATTGACAGTAATAGGCTGGCTGATATGGTCATATTATGATCATAGGCTATTGCTTTACATTTAAGGAAAATACGTGCGCCTACT
This window contains:
- the asip1 gene encoding agouti signaling protein 1, with the protein product MTAKCLLCCLALSSASFLVVYAHMLIEEKSAINASSSSLQANAHSDAPPVLIVELPKTVRRNKKDEKKQRKNKFGGRSKRPPPPANCVPLWGSCKPPNNACCEYCAFCQCRLFKTVCYCRMGNPRC